Part of the Leucobacter insecticola genome is shown below.
GAGATCACCGAGCGCGCGATGCGGGGCGAACTCGACTTTTCGGAGAGTCTGGGCGAGCGTGTCGCAACTCTCGCGGGCACCCCCGAGTCGGTGTTCCAGGAGGCCTACGATCGGGTGCGCCTCTCCCCGGGATCCGTGAACTCATCGAGGAAGTGCACGCGCGCGGGGGCAAGGTGGGCGTCGTTTCGGGCGGCTTCCACGAGGTGTTGGATCCGCTCGCGGCGGATCTCGGTCTCGACTTTTGGCGCGCGAACCGGCTTGAGGTGGTCGACGGGCTGCTCACCGGGCGCACGGTCGGGCCGATCATTGACGCGCGGGCGAAGGCAGCGGCGCTCACAGAATGGGCTGCAGCGAGCGGGATCCCGGTCTCACGGTCCGTCGCGATCGGCGACGGCGCCAACGACCTCGACATGATGCGGGTCGCGGGGCTCGGGATCGCCTACAACGGCAAACCGATCGTGCGCGAACAGGCTGACGTCTCGATTGAGGAGGACCTCGCGCTCGTGATCCCGCTACTGCAGCGGTTGGGCTGAGGCTTGACTAGTGGCCCATGCCCGGCCAGCCGCTTGATGCAACGCATCGCGTTGCGCGGCGATGCCGCCGGGGCCGCCCTCGGCCACGGGTATTTGGCATTGAGAGGGTCATTATGTTGCGAAGCAACTCAATGACCCATGCCAAGGCCGCCATCAATGGGGATGACGGCGCCCGAAATGTATGCCGCATCGTCACCGGCGAGGAACGAAACCGCTCCAGCGATCTCGGCCACCTGGCCGAAGCGGGCGGCCGGGATCTGCGATAGGTACTGTTTCTGCTGATCCTCCCCCAACGCCGCAGTCATATCAGTTTCGATAAACCCCGGAGCGATCACGTTGGCTGTGATGCCGCGCGAACCCAGCTCTCGGGTGAGCGAGCGCGCAAAGCCGACGAGTGCCGCCTTCGAAGATGAGTAGTTGATCTGCCCTGGCGAACCGTAGAGCGCCACAACGCTCGACATCAAAATGACCCGGCCGAAGCGTCCCTTGAGCAACCCTTTTGCCGCGCGCTTTACGACGCGGAAGGTACCCGTGAGATTCGTATCGATGACGCTCGTGAACTCCTCCTCTGACATGCGCAGCAAGAGGGTGTCGCGCGTGATCCCCGCGTTGGCCACGATGACCTCGACGGCTCCCAGCTCGGCCTCGATCTGTGTAAACGCGGCGTCAATTGAGGCGGCATCCGTCATCTCGGCGTGCACCGTCAGCGATCCCGCCGGTCCACTGCCCGAGCGGGCGGTGACAGCGACGCGGTGCCCGTCGGCGATCATGCGTTCCGCGATGGCATAACCGATGCCACGGTTGCCGCCAGTCACCAGTACGGTGCGAGAAGTGCTCATGGGGTCCCTTTCAGTTGGAAAAGCGCGTCTCCAAGCCTAGTCGGGGCGAAGCCTCAGCGTGACCGCGTAGGCTAGTTGAGGCATCGGAGAAGGGGCGCATGGCGAAGAACTACAGCGTAACCTCGGCCGGGGTGAACCCCGCCGAGGACCGCGCGCACCGTATGCGCATGTATTTCATGGCGATGTCGCTGCGTGTGCTGTGCATCGGTTCCCTGTTTTGGGTGCGCGGATGGTGGATTTTGCTCGTGGGCGCCGGAGCTGTGTTCCTCCCCTGGTTCGCCGTGATGATCGCAAACGCTGTGGCCCACGGCGGAGAACAAACGCCCGAGGCACCTGATCCGCTGCAGCTGCAGACGGGCACGCAGGAAGCCCCCGTGGCGGAAGAGGCTTCTGAAGTGCTGCTGGTGGTAGATGTGGATCCTGAGCGACGGTCGTCGCGCGCAGATGCCGAACCCGCGACGGAACCCGCGGCGGAACCCGCGGCGGAACCACCGACGGAACCTCCGACGGACCTCCGGAGTGATGAAACGTGAATGCAGCGGTCCTCGGCGGTCTGAGCCTCGGGGGTGAGGCCTCCAGGCGCTTCGAATGCTCGCGTGCCGCCTGCACCCAAGAAGCGAGCTGGGGTATTCAGTGGCGCAACCCCAAGATCCACAGCGAGGATCGACGGAAGACGTGGCTGGCCTGCGACGAACATCTCTCGATGTTGCGTGACTTTCTCGAAGCGCGCTCCTTTCCGTTAACCGTTGTAGGGGTGAGTGAGCTTGATGGCTGAGATGCAGGTGGGGTGGAGCTTTTTGCGATCCCGGCGTTGGATCGGCTACTTTGTAATGCTGCTCGTGTTCTCGATTGCCTGTGTCTGGCTTGGCAACTGGCAGTTTGAGAGACGCGCGGAAGCCCGTGCAGAGATCGCCCGTTTGGACACGAACTACGGTGCGCCCCCCGTGGAACTCGCGCAGGAGCTCCCGACACTCGACGCATTCAACGAGGATCAGCAGAAATGGCGCACAGCCGTCGCTCGCGGGGAGTACGTGGGCGTTCCCTACCTGGCGAGAAACCGGCCGGGTCCGAAAGGAGTCGGATCCGATCTGATCCAAGCCTTTCGCACAGATGACGGCCGGGTACTCTTCATCGATCGAGGCTGGGTGCCAATCGACGGGGTTGAAGGCGACTCCGGCGCTTTTGGTCCCAGCGAGCTCCCCCAAGCCCCATCAGGTCAGACCGTTGTTGAGGTGCGGCTTCGCGCAGGCGAGCCTCAGATCCCGGGCCGTTCCTCGTCCGGGTCGACGGTCGCGAGCATCGATCTGCCTGAACTCTCAAAGTTGACGCAGACCGAGGGCGAGGCGTACACGGCCGCATACGGCATGCTCGTCACGGAGTCCCCCGCTGGCGAGGCAGGTGTGCTGCCGCCGAAACCGGAGCGCGATGAGGGACCGCATCTCTCCTACGCGCTGCAGTGGTACGTGTTCATTTTGATTGCGGCCATCGGTGTGGCGTTTGCGGCGCGGCAAGAGTACCGTTCGCTCAACGCAGGCAGTACGATCGTGCGTGCACAAGATGTCCGGCGAGCTGATCGCAAGGCCCGCAAGGGTCCGACAGACGCCGACATTGAAGATGCAATGCTCGACGCCTGAGTCCCGATCCCGGACAGGCCTGAACGAACGACAGAGGAACCACAGAATGCGGGTAGGAAGACGGGGCGCCCACCGGGGTGCCGGAGCGTTGACGGTGGCTGCGATGTTGGCGGCGGCAGTCATGCTTTCGGGATGCTCAGCGGAGCTCGACCCGGCGGAAGCCCGTGACTCGCTGTCTGTTGTTAACGAGGATCCCGCTCCCCCCAAAGCCGACGAGATCTTTGATGCCGAACTGCATCCGGAACCTCTCGTCGAAGCGCGCGACTGCTCGGCCGTGCTCGTGATCAAAGTTCGCGGCACGGGTGAACCGATGAAGGGTCAGCTCCTCTCCCCCGTCGCGCGATCCATCGTGAAATCACCCGTGGAAGATGTTGCGACGCTTGATCTCGACTATCCGGCCGACACGGACGTCAAAGAGGGCGGCACCGAGGGAGTCAGACTACTCATTGACACGATCAATGTGCAGTCCGACGCCTGCCCGAAAGAGAAGTTTGTGCTCCTGGGATACTCCCAGGGCGCGATGGTGGTGGGCGATGCGCTCGCCGCCGCCGAGCAGCGCATGATCGGCGCGACAGCCGGTGCGATCACGGAGGACGCCGCAAAACAGATTCGCGCGGTCGTGATGTATGGCGACCCTCGATTCAACGGGGAAGAACCGTTCAACGAGGGCACCTTTGACCCCGAGCTTGGCGGGATCATGCCACGGCCGCTGGGAGCACTGGACGATTACGCCGACCGCATCATTGATTTCTGCGTGAAGGGTGACCTGGTCTGCCAGGCGACGCTCGATGTTGCCCAATCCGAGAAGGCGGCCGACAAAGCGCAGAAGCACCACACCGATTACTACAGCAACGGCATGCAGAAGGACGGCTCCGACTTCGTCATCGACCTCCTGAACCCGCGGGTGAAACTCACACGGTAGCCTCGTTGTTGCTCCTTGCGAGCACGTCACCTCCATGCGAGAATGGCCACATATTTGAAATATTTGTGGCTACGGGAGGAATCGTGAACGTCGGCGTTCGGGAGCTGCGCGATGGTTTGAGTCGTAACCTCGCGCTAGTGAAGCAAGGACAGACGGTCACGATCACTGACCATGGCAAGGTTATCGCCAGGATCGTGCCTGCCTCAAACGAGACGATACTTGATCGACTTATTGCGGAAGGGAAGGTGACCCCGCACGAGTCGACAAGGGACCGCTTCCCAGCCCAATAGCTGTGAGTGGAACCGTCAGTGATCTGATCGAACAGCAACGCAGATGAGGTTGTACCTCGATACGTCAGCGATCGTTCCGCTGATCCTGAGCGAGCCTGCAACGGGTCTGTGTTCACAGCTTTGGAAAGCAGCGATTCATGTATCGACAGTTCGAATCGCTTTTGTCGAAGCTGCTGCGGCGCTCGCGATGGCAGAACGCCTTA
Proteins encoded:
- the fabG gene encoding 3-oxoacyl-ACP reductase FabG, with product MSTSRTVLVTGGNRGIGYAIAERMIADGHRVAVTARSGSGPAGSLTVHAEMTDAASIDAAFTQIEAELGAVEVIVANAGITRDTLLLRMSEEEFTSVIDTNLTGTFRVVKRAAKGLLKGRFGRVILMSSVVALYGSPGQINYSSSKAALVGFARSLTRELGSRGITANVIAPGFIETDMTAALGEDQQKQYLSQIPAARFGQVAEIAGAVSFLAGDDAAYISGAVIPIDGGLGMGH
- a CDS encoding DUF3099 domain-containing protein, yielding MAKNYSVTSAGVNPAEDRAHRMRMYFMAMSLRVLCIGSLFWVRGWWILLVGAGAVFLPWFAVMIANAVAHGGEQTPEAPDPLQLQTGTQEAPVAEEASEVLLVVDVDPERRSSRADAEPATEPAAEPAAEPPTEPPTDLRSDET
- a CDS encoding SURF1 family protein, coding for MAEMQVGWSFLRSRRWIGYFVMLLVFSIACVWLGNWQFERRAEARAEIARLDTNYGAPPVELAQELPTLDAFNEDQQKWRTAVARGEYVGVPYLARNRPGPKGVGSDLIQAFRTDDGRVLFIDRGWVPIDGVEGDSGAFGPSELPQAPSGQTVVEVRLRAGEPQIPGRSSSGSTVASIDLPELSKLTQTEGEAYTAAYGMLVTESPAGEAGVLPPKPERDEGPHLSYALQWYVFILIAAIGVAFAARQEYRSLNAGSTIVRAQDVRRADRKARKGPTDADIEDAMLDA
- a CDS encoding cutinase family protein, coding for MRVGRRGAHRGAGALTVAAMLAAAVMLSGCSAELDPAEARDSLSVVNEDPAPPKADEIFDAELHPEPLVEARDCSAVLVIKVRGTGEPMKGQLLSPVARSIVKSPVEDVATLDLDYPADTDVKEGGTEGVRLLIDTINVQSDACPKEKFVLLGYSQGAMVVGDALAAAEQRMIGATAGAITEDAAKQIRAVVMYGDPRFNGEEPFNEGTFDPELGGIMPRPLGALDDYADRIIDFCVKGDLVCQATLDVAQSEKAADKAQKHHTDYYSNGMQKDGSDFVIDLLNPRVKLTR
- a CDS encoding type II toxin-antitoxin system Phd/YefM family antitoxin gives rise to the protein MNVGVRELRDGLSRNLALVKQGQTVTITDHGKVIARIVPASNETILDRLIAEGKVTPHESTRDRFPAQ